Proteins from one Fragaria vesca subsp. vesca linkage group LG6, FraVesHawaii_1.0, whole genome shotgun sequence genomic window:
- the LOC101298235 gene encoding coatomer subunit beta'-2-like, whose translation MPLRLEIKRKLAQRSERVKSVDLHPTEPWILASLYSGTVCIWNYQTQTMAKSFEVTELPVRSAKFISRKQWVVAGADDMFIRVYNYNTMDKIKVFEAHTDYIRCVAVHPTLPYVLSSSDDMLIKLWDWDKGWICTQIFEGHSHYVMQVTFNPKDTNTFASASLDRTIKIWNLGSPDPNFTLDAHQKGVNCVDYFTGGDKPYLITGSDDHTAKVWDYQTKGCVQTLEGHTHNVSAVCFHPELPIIITGSEDGTVRIWHSTTYRLENTLNYGLERVWAIGYMKGSRRVVIGYDEGTIMVKLGREVPVASMDNSGKIIWAKHNEIQTVNIKSVGADYEVTDGERLPLAVKELGTCDLYPQSLKHNPNGRFVVVCGDGEYIIYTALAWRNRSFGSALEFAWSSDGEYAVRESTSKIKIFTKNFQEKRSIRPTFSAEHIYGGTLLAMCSNDFICFYDWAECRLIRRIDVNVKNLYWADSGDLVAIASDASFYILKYNRDVVSSYLDSGRPVDEQGVEDAFELLHEMNERVRTGIWVGDCFIYNNSSWRLNYCVGGEVTTMFHLDRPMYLLGYLANQSRVFLIDKEFNVMGYTLLLSLIEYKTLMMRGDLERANAVLPSIPKDHHNSVARFLESRGMIEDALEVATDPDYRFELAIQLGRLEIAKEIASEVQSESKWKQLGELAMSTGNLEMAEQCLKHAMDLSGLLLLYSSLGDAEGISTLASLAKEQGKNNVAFLCLFILGRLEECLDLLVESNRIPEAALMARSYLPSKVSEIVAIWRKDLSKVNSKAAESLADPEQYSNLFEDWQVALSVESRAAETRGVYPPAEEYVKHVDKTHMTLVEAFKNLQVDEENLQMDEEEPRENGDSNHEVSELNGEQTVENHADEHHEEGSQEEAVVVDADSTDGAVLVNGSEAEEDWVLTPRH comes from the exons ATG CCTCTCCGACTGGAAATCAAG AGGAAACTTGCTCAAAGATCAGAGAGAGTAAAATCTGTGGATCTACATCCAACAGAACCATG GATATTGGCGAGTCTATATTCTGGAACAGTGTGTATTTGGAACTACCAAACTCAG ACCATGGCTAAGTCATTTGAGGTCACTGAGTTACCAG TTAGGTCAGCCAAATTTATATCACGCAAGCAATGGGTTGTTGCTGGAGCTGACGATATGTTCATTCGTGTATACAACTACAACACCATGGATAAGATTAAAGTATTTGAGGCCCATACTGACTACATTAGATGTGTGGCTGTTCATCCTACACTCCCATATGTGTTATCATCATCTGATGATATGCTCATCAAGCTATGGGATTGGGACAAGGGTTGGATCTGTACTCAGATATTTGAAGGACATTCACATTATGTGATGCAAGTGACATTTAATCCAAAAGACACCAACACCTTTGCAAGTGCGTCTCTTGATCGCACCATAAAG ATATGGAATCTAGGCTCTCCTGATCCAAATTTTACACTGGATGCCCACCAGAAAGGTGTAAATTGCGTTGATTACTTTACGGGTGGTGACAAACCTTATCTAATTACTGGTTCCGATGATCACACTGCTAAG GTGTGGGACTACCAAACAAAAGGTTGTGTCCAGACACTTGAAGGCCATACACACAATGTTTCTGCTGTATGTTTTCATCCCGAACTCCCTATAATAATAACTGGATCAGAGGATGGAACAGTACGAATATGGCATTCAACCACTTACAG GCTTGAAAACACGTTGAATTACGGGCTTGAAAGAGTTTGGGCTATTGGATACATGAAGGGCTCACGACG GGTTGTGATTGGTTATGATGAAGGAACCATTATGGTAAAACTTGGACGTGAAGTGCCTGTTGCTAGTATGGACAATAGTGGAAAGATCATTTGGGCTAAGCACAATGAAATTCAGACAGTGAACATTAAGAGTGTGGGTGCTGATTATGAG GTTACTGATGGAGAGAGATTGCCTTTGGCCGTCAAGGAGTTGGGCACATGCGATCTTTACCCCCAA AGCTTAAAGCACAACCCCAATGGGAGGTTTGTTGTAGTTTGTGGAGATGGAGAGTACATTATATATACTGCTTTGGCATGGAGAAATCGGTCATTTGGTTCTGCTTTGGAATTTGCTTGGTCATCTGATGGAGAGTATGCTGTTCGAGAGAGTACTTCAAAAATTAAAATTTTCACTAAAAACTTCCAG GAGAAAAGGAGTATTCGACCGACATTTTCAGCTGAACATATATATGGTGGAACCTTATTGGCAATGTGCTCAAATGATTTTATTTGCTTTTATGATTGGGCTGAGTGCAGATTGATTCGTAGAATTGATGTGAATGTGAAG AATCTCTATTGGGCTGATAGTGGCGATTTAGTTGCTATTGCCAGTGACGCCTCATTCTACATCCTGAAGTACAAC CGGGATGTGGTCTCCTCTTATTTGGATAGCGGAAGACCTGTAGATGAACAAGGTGTAGAAGATGCATTTGAGCTTCTCCATGAAATGAATGAACGAGTCAGGACTGGTATATGGGTTGGCGATTGCTTCATTTACAACAACTCATCCTGGAGGCTTAATTATTGTGTTGGTGGGGAG GTAACTACAATGTTCCATTTAGACCGGCCAATGTACCTGTTAGGTTATCTTGCCAATCAAAGTCGGGTGTTTCTGATAGACAAAGAGTTCAA TGTGATGGGGTACACACTACTTTTGAGTCTGATCGAATACAAGACACTTATGATGCGTGGAGACCTGGAAAGGGCCAATGCAGTTTTACCTTCAATTCCTAAAGACCATCATAACAG TGTGGCTCGTTTCTTGGAATCACGAGGTATGATAGAGGATGCACTTGAAGTTGCCACAGATCCTGATTACAGATTTGAGCTAGCCATTCAGCTTGGTAGATTGGAAATTGCAAAG GAAATTGCCAGTGAGGTGCAGAGTGAATCTAAATGGAAACAGCTAGGTGAACTAGCCATGTCTACTGGAAAT TTGGAAATGGCTGAGCAATGTTTGAAGCATGCCATGGACTTGAGTGGTTTATTATTGCTTTATTCATCTCTTGGAGATGCTGAGGGAATCTCAACACTTGCATCCCTTGCTAAAGAACAAGGGAAGAACAATGTTGCATTCCTTTGTTTGTTCATACTGGGTCGCTTGGAAGAGTGCCTTGACCTGCTAGTTGAAAG CAATCGGATACCTGAGGCTGCTTTGATGGCTCGATCGTATCTTCCAAGCAAGGTTTCAGAAATAGTAGCTATTTGGAGAAAAGACCTTAGCAAG GTTAATTCAAAAGCTGCCGAATCTTTGGCTGATCCTGAACAGTATTCTAATTTGTTTGAAGATTGGCAAGTTGCTCTGTCGGTTGAATCTAGAGCCGCGGAGACAAG GGGTGTTTATCCTCCTGCAGAGGAGTATGTGAAACATGTTGATAAAACACACATGACCCTTGTGGAGGCTTTCAAGAACTTGCAAGTGGATGAAGAAAACTTGCAAATGGATGAAGAGGAGCCCCGTGAAAATGGAGACTCAAACCATGAG GTTTCTGAATTGAATGGGGAACAGACTGTAGAGAATCATGCAGATGAACATCATGAGGAAGGGAGCCAGGAGGAGGCTGTTGTCGTGGATGCTGATTCTACGGATGGCGCTGTACTCGTTAATGGTAGCGAAGCTGAAGAAGACTGGG TGCTTACACCACGTCACTAG
- the LOC101299101 gene encoding uncharacterized protein LOC101299101 isoform 2, with translation MADSENALPSSKKRAAGRELSRDNPGLDDEEDDSDLEAGTFKRASEEVLATRKIVKVRRPPATSAPTSNPFAGMRLVPQSEASADPSQVAADAQPASDARILDGANQEFDKSAGDKESDVKEEDKVPSEATEPGVAHDHTEAESAADKENIVKENNNISGEPAVGEDKAKNDCEAVNEVKTVIDGETGNGEKAENEEKREKKDETVEPSAEGATLNSFQQLSSSQNAFTNLSGTGFSTSTFSFGLISKDGSALSTGSGSLFGSKSDFSSGLGLSNNGSSSLFATTGPSIVPRGDIPSMQEVAVETGEENEKAVFTADAVLFEFIDGGWKERGKGDLKVNVSDSGADKARLVMRAKGIRKVILNASLYPDMKLANMEKKGVTFACMNSIDEKKDGLSTFALKFKDGSIVEEFRSAVTEHKGKTATVMKTPENSPK, from the coding sequence ATGGCGGATTCGGAAAATGCCCTTCCATCTTCTAAGAAACGTGCTGCAGGAAGGGAACTGTCTCGTGATAATCCAGGTCTTGATGATGAGGAGGATGATTCTGACCTAGAGGCTGGAACTTTCAAGAGGGCCAGTGAAGAAGTGCTAGCAACAAGAAAGATTGTTAAGGTTCGTCGCCCTCCGGCAACTTCAGCTCCTACTTCCAACCCTTTTGCTGGGATGCGCTTGGTTCCTCAATCTGAAGCTAGTGCAGACCCTTCTCAAGTCGCCGCTGATGCACAACCTGCTAGTGATGCAAGAATTCTAGATGGAGCTAATCAGGAGTTTGACAAATCTGCTGGAGATAAGGAGAGTGATGTGAAGGAGGAAGACAAAGTTCCCAGTGAGGCAACAGAGCCTGGTGTAGCACATGATCATACTGAAGCTGAATCTGCTGCAGATAAGGAGAACATTGTGAAGGAAAACAACAATATATCTGGGGAACCAGCTGTTGGAGAAGATAAGGCTAAAAATGACTGTGAGGCTGTAAACGAGGTAAAGACTGTAATTGATGGTGAGACTGGAAATGGTGAGAAGGCTGAAAATGAAGAGAAGAGAGAGAAGAAAGATGAAACTGTGGAACCAAGTGCTGAAGGTGCCACTTTGAACTCATTTCAGCAGCTTTCGAGTAGTCAAAATGCCTTCACAAATCTTTCTGGAACTGGGTTTTCCACTTCCACCTTTTCTTTTGGGCTTATTTCGAAGGATGGGTCTGCATTGAGTACTGGCTCTGGTTCACTTTTCGGGTCAAAAAGTGATTTCTCTTCTGGTCTCGGTCTATCTAATAATGGAAGTTCATCACTCTTTGCCACAACAGGGCCTTCAATTGTCCCCAGGGGTGACATCCCTTCAATGCAAGAGGTTGCAGTTGAGACTGGAGAAGAAAATGAGAAAGCGGTTTTCACTGCTGATGCGGTGCTGTTTGAATTTATCGACGGAGGCTGGAAAGAGCGTGGAAAGGGGGATCTGAAGGTAAATGTATCTGATTCTGGGGCTGACAAAGCCAGACTAGTTATGAGAGCCAAAGGAATTAGGAAGGTAATTTTGAATGCAAGTCTTTACCCAGACATGAAGCTGGCAAATATGGAGAAGAAAGGTGTTACGTTTGCCTGCATGAATAGTATTGATGAAAAGAAGGATGGGTTATCCACATTTGCGTTGAAGTTCAAGGATGGGTCCATAGTTGAGGAATTTCGTTCTGCTGTTACAGAGCACAAAGGCAAGACAGCTACCGTTATGAAGACTCCTGAAAACTCCCCCAAGTGA
- the LOC101299597 gene encoding uncharacterized protein LOC101299597, translating to MERSNNKAAVMFYLVLVILVQHSSGLDMSNIGDQVQNQAKNIPCYAGCIGACTKKHHGFMGKSWCSAECMMKCHGHGDSRTAANLQSLHSTKNYIPNARDDDIQT from the exons ATGGAGCGTAGTAATAACAAGGCCGCAGTTATGTTCTACTTGGTGCTTGTTATTCTGGTGCAGCACTCCAGCGGTCTTGATATGAGCAATATTGGTGATCAAGTTCAAAACCAAGCTAAAAATATACCATGCTACGCTGGATGCATCGGTGCTTGTACGAAAAAACATCATGGTTTTATGGGGAAATCGTGGTGCAGCGCAGAGTGCATGATGAAGTGCCATGGGCATGGGGATTCTCGGACTGCTGCTAATTTGCAAAGTTTGCATAGCACCAAAAATTATATCCCCAACGCCAGAGACGACGATATCCAG ACCTAG